Genomic DNA from Ruminococcus sp. OA3:
GTGGAATTCCTAGTGTAGCGGTGAAATGCGTAGATATTAGGAGGAACACCAGTGGCGAAGGCGGCTTACTGGACGATCACTGACGTTGAGGCTCGAAAGCGTGGGGAGCAAACAGGATTAGATACCCTGGTAGTCCACGCCGTAAACGATGTATACTAGGTGTCGGGGGGCAAAGCCCTTCGGTGCCGCAGCAAACGCAATAAGTATACCACCTGGGGAGTACGTTCGCAAGAATGAAACTCAAAGGAATTGACGGGGACCCGCACAAGCGGTGGAGCATGTGGTTTAATTCGAAGCAACGCGAAGAACCTTACCAAGTCTTGACATCTAACTGACCGGTCCGTAACGGGGCCTTCCCTACGGGGCAGTTAAGACAGGTGGTGCATGGTTGTCGTCAGCTCGTGTCGTGAGATGTTGGGTTAAGTCCCGCAACGAGCGCAACCCTTATCCTTAGTAGCCAGCAAGTGAAGTTGGGCACTCTAGGGAGACTGCCAGGGATAACCTGGAGGAAGGTGGGGATGACGTCAAATCATCATGCCCCTTATGATTTGGGCTACACACGTGCTACAATGGCGTAAACAAAGGGAAGCGATCACGCGAGTGTCAGCAAATCCCAAAAATAACGTCTCAGTTCGGATTGTAGTCTGCAACTCGACTACATGAAGCTGGAATCGCTAGTAATCGCGAATCAGAATGTCGCGGTGAATACGTTCCCGGGTCTTGTACACACCGCCCGTCACACCATGGGAGTCGGATATGCCCGAAGCCTGTGACCCAACCGTAAGGAGGGAGCAGTCGAAGGTGGAGCCGATAACTGGGGTGAAGTCGTAACAAGGTAGCCGTATCGGAAGGTGCGGCTGGATCACCTCCTTTCTAAGGAAGAAGAAGTAGGCATTGAGCATTTGATGAGAACGAGCCGGAAGGCGAAGGTCGAATCTAGTGCGAAAGCCCGCCTGGACACTTAGCGAATGCGAGCGAAAGCGAAGCATAAGGTTAGTGACCACGGTGAAGAGATGTGTTTTACTGTTGAGTTATCGAAGAGATAACGCACTGGTGAGGAAAAAAAGAGCAGCTTACTACACAACGTAAGCAGAGGAAGTTCCACTGACGTGGAACAGCTTTCACACTAAGCTCAAAAGGGCCTCGCTAAGTGTTCAAAGCTTCTGGTGGCGATGCGCTTAGGGGAAACACCCGTACCCATCCCGAACACGATGGTTAAGACTTAAGCGGCCGATGGTACTGCACTGGTGACGGTGTGGGAGAGTAGGTGGCTGCCAGAACCCTTTAAAAAGTGTGGGAAACGCTTTTTGAGATAAAACGGGCACCCACAGAAGCGTGCCAACCTACAACAGCAGGGAAGTGTTGTTTTACATAACTGGTTTTACCAGTGATCAGAGAGAACAAAGAAGTTTGTTGTTTCTGATGGCTGATAAAACAGCCGGCGAGACGAAGGCGGACGATGTGAGCGGACATCGGGATCAAAGATCCCTCAGTCGTGACATTACATGCCAATACATGAAAGAATCTTTGCACGGACAGGCGAACCTGACCGCACAAACCTTGTTTCCTGTGTTCCCATCAGGGAAGTGTTTCGCGTATGTACCTTGAAAACCGCATATACGAAAATATCTATATTGATAACATCTCTTATCAGCGAAGCTGATAAGCAAGAAACGTTAGAGATAGGAAAAGACATCCGAGGAACCACAGGCAGAGATGCATGTGGTGAATCAAACATTGTAAACGCAATGAAACGAAACGCTCGATGCGAAAGCATCGCAAGTACCGACTGTTCCAAACGCTATTGGAGCAGGAAGGTCAAACAAGAAAGAGCGCAGGGTGGATGCCTTGGCACTAAGAGCCGATGAAAGACGTGATAAGCTGCGAAAAGCTTCGGGGAGGAGCAAATATCCTACGATCCGGAGATCTCTGAATGGGGAAACCTGCATACCCAAACGGTATGTATCCATACGCCAATTCATAACGTATGGAGGGGAACCCGGGGAACTGAAACATCTAAGTACCCGGAGGAAAAGAAAGAAACATCGATTTCCAAAGTAGCGGCGAGCGAAATGGAAGGAGCCTAAACCAGCATGCGTGCATGCTGGGGTTACGGACTGCAGAAAGTGACTTCAATGCTAGTAGAATGGTTTTGGGAAAGCCAGCCAGAGAGGGTGAAAGCCCCGTATACGAAAGCAGGCGAGAGCGAGCAGGATCCAAAGTACCGCGAGACACGAGAAACCTTGCGGGAAGTCGGGGGGACCACCCCCCAAGGCTAAATACTCCTTAGTGACCGATAGCGCATAGTACTGTGAAGGAAAGGTGAAAAGGACCCCGGGAGGGGAGTGAAAGAGAACCTGAAACCCTGTGTTTACAAACTGTGGAACCACTTTACAGGTGGAACCGCGTACTTTTTGTAGAACGGTCCGGCGAGTTACGCTGGCTGGCAAGGTTAAGCACTTCAAGGTGTGGAGCCGAAGGGAAACCAAGTCTTAATAGGGCGATTAAGTCAGTCAGAGTAGACCCGAAACCGGGTGATCTATCCATGTCCAGGTTGAAGTTGCCGTAAAAGGCAATGGAGGACCGAACGCACATCCGTTGAAAAGGGTGGCGATGAGGTGTGGATAGGGGAGAAATTCCAATCGAACCCGGAGATAGCTGGTTCTCCTCGAAATAGCTTTAGGGCTAGCCTCATGAGAGTCTTTTGGAGGTAGAGCACTGAATTTCCTAGGGGGCGTCAAAGCTTACCGAAGAATATCAAACTCCGAATGCCAGTAAGATGATTCATGGGAGTCAGACTATACGAGATAAGTTGGATAGTCAAAAGGGAAAGAGCCCAGACCACCGGCTAAGGTCCCAAAGTGTGTGTTAAGTGGAAAAGGATGTGGGATTTCGAAGACAACTAGGATGTTGGCTCAGAAGCAGCCATACATTCAAAGAGTGCGTAATAGCTCACTAGTCGAGAGGTCCTGCGCCGAAAATGTCCGGGGCTGAAACACAACACCGAAGCCGTGGGATGGTAGCAATACCATCGGTAGAGGAGCATTGAAGACGCGAAGAAGCGGTACCGTAAGGAGCCGTGGAGAGTCTTGAAGAGAGAATGCCGGAATGAGTAGCGAGAGAGAGGTGAGAATCCTCTCGGCCGAATATCCAAGGTTTCCAGAGTAAAGCTGATCTGCTCTGGGTAAGTCGGGGCCTAAGGCGAGGGCGAAAGCCGTAGTCGATGGACAACAGGTTGAGATTCCTGTACTGCAAGGTAACAGAACTGTGGGGACATATGTGGAAAGTGCAACCCTGGAATGGAATCCAGGGGCAAGCGAGGTAGGAGTAAGGCAGGCAAATCCGCCTTACAATCCGAAGGCGTGATGCGGACCGAAATAAAGTAGGGAAGTGCATGAGCCATGTATCAAGAAAAGCCGCTATTGTTTACCGTGTACCCGTACCGTAAACCGACACAGGTGGATGAGGAGAGAATCCTAAGGCCGACGGAAGAAGCATTGTTAAGGAACTCGGCAAAATGACCCCGTAACTTCGGGAGAAGGGGTGCCATCGAAAGATGGCCGCAGAGAATAGGCTCAAGCAACTGTTTAGCAAAAACACAGGTCTATGCAAAACCGAAAGGTGAGGTATATGGGCTGACGCCTGCCCGGTGCTGGAAGGTTAAGAGGAGAGGTTAGCCGCAAGGCGAAGCTTTGAATTTAAGCCCCAGTAAACGGCGGCCGTAACTATAACGGTCCTAAGGTAGCGAAATTCCTTGTCGGGTAAGTTCCGACCCGCACGAAAGGCGTAATGATTTGAGCACTGTCTCGACAATGCATCCGGTGAAATTGAAGTACCAGTGAAGATGCTGGTTACCTGCGCCAGGACGGAAAGACCCCATGGAGCTTTACTCCAGCTTGATACTGGGATTCGGTATTGCATGTACAGGATAGGTGGGAGACGAAGAAGCACGAACGCCAGTTTGTGTGGAGTCAATGTTGGGATACCACCCTTGCAGTATTGGATTTCTAACCAACAGCCGTGACCCGGCTGGGGGACAATGTCAGGTGGGGAGTTTGACTGGGGCGGTCGCCTCCGAAAGGGTATCGGAGGCGCTCAAAGGTTCCCTCAGAATGGTTGGAAACCATTCGCAGAGTGCAAAGGCAGAAGGGAGCTTGACTGCGACACCGACGGGTGGAGCAGGTACGAAAGTAGGACTTAGTGATCCGGTGGTTTTAAGTGGGAATGCCATCGCTCAACGGATAAAAGCTACCCTGGGGATAACAGGCTTATCACTCCCAAGAGTTCACATCGACGGAGTGGTTTGGCACCTCGATGTCGGCTCATCGCATCCTGGGGCTGTAGTAGGTCCCAAGGGTTGGGCTGTTCGCCCATTAAAGCGGTACGCGAGCTGGGTTCAGAACGTCGTGAGACAGTTCGGTCCCTATCCGGCGTGGGCGTAGGATATTTGAGAGGAGCTGACCTTAGTACGAGAGGACCGGGTTGGACTGACCACTGGTGTACCGGTTGTTCCGCCAGGAGCATGGCCGGGTAGCCAAGTCGGGAAGGGATAAACGCTGAAGGCATCTAAGCGTGAAGCCCCCCTCAAGATGAGATATCCCATACGTAAAGTAGTAAGACCCCTTGAAGACGACGAGGTAGATAGGGCAGAGGTGGAAGTGCAGCAATGTATGGAGCTGACTGCTACTAATCGGTCGAGGGTTTGACCTGAGCACGCGAAGCGTGCGAAGGTCGTTCGATAGAGCAAAGCGAGATCGAACTTCCCCTGCATAAGCAGAAGGAAGTAAGAGAAGCGGGATCGAACTTCCCCTGCATAAGCAGAAGGAAGCAAGAGAAGCGGAGATCGAATGACCCGAAAGAAGACGGTAGAAGCGTGGATGGATGTAATAGTGTATGCGGTTTTGAAGGTATATCAAAACATATATGGTTATAGGGGATTAGTTCAATGGTAGAGCACCGGTCTCCAAAACCGTCGATGGGGGTTCGAATCCCTCATCCCCTGTTAATAAAAGCCCTGTAAATTCAACGTTTACAGGGCTTTTTGTCATTATACATATGCATCGCTTGCCTCGTGATCAGAATCTTTGAGAAGATGGCTATAGATATCCTGTACAGATTTGATTTTGCTCCTAATCGAACAAGTTCCGTGATTTGTTTATATACAAAAATACTGTATCTATTTCAGAGGGGATGGCACTATGAAAAAGGATGTAAAAGAGACGGATAAGGCAAAGGATATCTGATACAATGAAAAAAGGGAGGATGCGTAATGTTAAAAGATGCGATTATTGGTTTTGCCATTGGTGACGCGCTTGGTGTGCCTGTAGAGTTTCAGAGCAGAGGAAGCTTTACTGTGAAAGATATGCAAGGGTATGGGACACACGATCAACTGCCAGGAACATGGTCAGATGATACCAGTATGACGATTGCAACTTGTGCATCCATCAAGCGGAAAGGCTGCATTGATTATTATGATCTGATGCAATGCTTCCATGATTGGTATAATACTGGTGCTTATACTGCAGATGGTACTGTTTTTGATATTGGGAATACGACCTTTCAGGCGATTAATAAGTATCGTAATGGTGAAATGCCTATCAGATGCGGCATAAGTTCTGTTAGTGCTAACGGCAATGGCTCTTTGATGCGTATCTTGCCGCTGGCTTTTATGGACAGTACAAAAGAAGAGGTCTGTAATGTGTCAAAGCTGACACATGCACATGAGATATCACAGAAAGCATGTTGCATTTATGTGGATATTGCTAAGAGACTCTTAAAAGGAGAATCATTTAGAAATATTATGTCGTCATTATTCTATCAGGCACCTTTTAATCGCCTGCAGCGTTTGGAGACTCTTCCAGAGGCTGCCATACAGTCATCAGGATATGTTGTACATACGCTGGAAGCTGCCTTATGGTG
This window encodes:
- a CDS encoding ADP-ribosylglycohydrolase family protein, whose amino-acid sequence is MLKDAIIGFAIGDALGVPVEFQSRGSFTVKDMQGYGTHDQLPGTWSDDTSMTIATCASIKRKGCIDYYDLMQCFHDWYNTGAYTADGTVFDIGNTTFQAINKYRNGEMPIRCGISSVSANGNGSLMRILPLAFMDSTKEEVCNVSKLTHAHEISQKACCIYVDIAKRLLKGESFRNIMSSLFYQAPFNRLQRLETLPEAAIQSSGYVVHTLEAALWCVVNTSTFEQCVLKAVNLGDDTDTTAAVAGGLSGIIYGYDNIPRNWIAILRNIEAIEQTLFM